In the Flagellimonas sp. MMG031 genome, one interval contains:
- the rfbB gene encoding dTDP-glucose 4,6-dehydratase: MKILITGGAGFIGSHVVRRFVLNYPNYNIYNIDALTYAGNLENLRDIENNPNYFFIKGDINNAEFIGDLFDKYRFDGIIHLAAESHVDRSISEPLSFAKTNILGTMNLLNAFKQIWSGNWEGKRFYHVSTDEVYGSLGTTGFFTETSPYQPNSPYSASKAASDHFVRAYGETYALPYVISNCSNNYGPNHFPEKLIPLFINNILNKKPLPVYGDGNYTRDWLYVEDHAGAIDLVFHQGTINETYNIGGFNEWKNIDLVRELCKQMDNKLNRSTGSSEELITFVKDRPGHDLRYAIDASKINNELGWSPSVTFEEGLSKTIDWYLENQNWLSHVTSGAYMKYYEKQYPNDI, from the coding sequence ATGAAAATATTAATAACCGGCGGCGCCGGATTTATTGGGTCCCATGTAGTAAGGCGCTTCGTTTTAAACTATCCCAACTACAATATATACAATATAGACGCCCTGACATATGCGGGCAATCTTGAGAATCTTAGGGATATCGAGAATAATCCTAATTATTTTTTTATTAAGGGAGACATTAATAATGCAGAATTCATTGGTGATCTTTTTGATAAGTATCGCTTTGATGGTATAATCCATCTGGCCGCAGAAAGTCATGTAGATCGATCCATAAGTGAACCATTGTCATTTGCCAAGACGAATATATTGGGAACCATGAATTTATTAAATGCGTTCAAGCAAATTTGGTCGGGCAATTGGGAAGGGAAGAGATTTTACCATGTAAGTACGGATGAGGTGTATGGATCTTTAGGGACAACTGGGTTTTTTACAGAAACGAGTCCTTACCAACCAAACTCCCCATATTCTGCTTCAAAAGCAGCATCAGATCATTTTGTAAGGGCTTATGGGGAAACTTATGCATTACCGTATGTAATAAGTAATTGTTCCAATAATTACGGACCCAATCATTTTCCAGAGAAACTAATACCACTTTTCATTAACAATATTCTTAATAAAAAACCCTTGCCAGTTTATGGAGATGGCAATTATACAAGGGATTGGCTGTATGTAGAAGATCATGCTGGGGCAATCGACTTGGTATTTCATCAAGGAACGATTAATGAGACCTATAACATAGGTGGATTCAACGAATGGAAAAACATTGATCTTGTTAGGGAGCTTTGTAAGCAAATGGATAATAAACTTAACAGGTCAACTGGAAGTTCAGAAGAACTTATAACTTTTGTCAAAGACAGGCCAGGACATGATTTGAGGTACGCCATTGATGCTTCAAAGATAAATAATGAATTGGGCTGGTCCCCCTCGGTAACTTTTGAGGAGGGTTTATCCAAGACGATTGACTGGTATTTGGAAAACCAGAATTGGTTGTCCCATGTTACCTCCGGGGCCTACATGAAGTATTATGAGAAACAATATCCAAACGATATATGA
- the rffA gene encoding dTDP-4-amino-4,6-dideoxygalactose transaminase, with translation MIPFNKPFLVGNETQYIKEAVLSGKISGNGIFTKKCQSFFEDEYHFRKTLLTTSCTDALEMAAILLDIGPGDEVIVPSYTFVSSALAFIRQGANIVFADSRKDHPGIDENKIEELITAKTKAVVVVHYAGVACDMDIVMSVANKHGIYVIEDAAQAIDSFYKGKPLGGIGHLSAFSFHETKNVIAGEGGLLVVNDAKFTDRSEIIWEKGTNRTAFFKGEVDKYGWVDTGSSFLPSELTAAFLYAQLEHSKQIQKRRKEIWNIYYKQLESLESDGKITLPSIPDYATNNAHMFYVLAQNIAERDKLLSFLKSRGVHAVFHYISLHTSTFYLKSNTPQRLQNSERFSDCLIRLPLFYELECDEVLFISDTIKKYFK, from the coding sequence ATGATTCCATTTAATAAACCCTTTCTTGTTGGCAATGAGACCCAGTATATAAAGGAGGCGGTACTTTCTGGGAAAATTTCCGGCAACGGTATTTTTACCAAAAAGTGTCAGAGCTTTTTTGAGGACGAGTATCATTTTAGGAAAACTCTATTGACCACATCTTGTACAGATGCATTAGAAATGGCAGCTATTCTTTTGGACATCGGTCCAGGGGATGAAGTAATCGTTCCTTCCTACACCTTCGTATCTTCGGCGCTAGCATTCATCCGTCAAGGAGCAAATATTGTGTTTGCGGATAGTCGAAAAGACCATCCTGGAATAGACGAGAACAAAATTGAAGAGCTGATTACTGCTAAGACAAAAGCTGTTGTGGTGGTGCATTACGCAGGGGTTGCTTGTGATATGGATATTGTAATGAGTGTCGCAAATAAACATGGGATTTATGTCATAGAAGATGCAGCTCAGGCTATAGATTCATTTTACAAGGGAAAACCATTGGGAGGAATAGGACATTTATCAGCATTTTCATTTCATGAGACCAAAAATGTCATTGCAGGTGAAGGAGGTCTTCTTGTTGTAAATGATGCGAAGTTTACTGATCGTTCAGAAATTATTTGGGAAAAAGGAACAAATAGGACCGCATTTTTTAAAGGGGAAGTTGATAAATATGGTTGGGTGGATACTGGATCATCCTTCTTGCCATCTGAACTTACAGCAGCTTTCCTTTATGCTCAGTTGGAACATTCGAAACAAATACAAAAAAGACGAAAGGAAATTTGGAACATATACTATAAACAATTAGAATCACTTGAGTCGGACGGCAAGATTACTTTGCCCAGTATTCCTGATTACGCCACTAATAATGCTCATATGTTCTATGTTCTAGCACAAAATATTGCCGAGAGAGATAAACTATTATCTTTTTTAAAAAGCCGGGGTGTACATGCAGTTTTCCACTATATTTCTTTGCACACAAGCACATTTTATCTCAAAAGCAACACACCACAACGTCTTCAAAATTCTGAAAGATTTTCGGATTGCTTGATCAGATTACCATTATTTTATGAACTAGAATGTGATGAAGTATTATTCATATCGGATACTATCAAAAAATATTTTAAATGA
- a CDS encoding MOP flippase family protein — MKEIKSNVISGVKWTTIGTITNALVALLKIAILARFLDKADFGLMALVTFVMGFMNLFNDMGLTSAILHKQQISKNEYASLYWLNVIFSIVLYGILLLITPLVSNFYEEQDLKFLIPLLGLNLLISAGGRIFKTIESKFLLFKQVTIFEISASLLSLIFAVYLAINDYGVLALVYSALLQYLVQNTLYLILGLKKYGLKLHFNFGETTPFLKIGMYQVGGQIINYFNRDMDILLIGKFFNSDVLGGYSLAKQLVSRPAQILNPILLKVASPALAKFQENMLQLKTNYLKLVGWVGKLNFAVYGAVALFAPIIVQLLYGTGFEEINPLVRILSVYMIFRAIGNPVGSLVIATGKTHLEFLWNMITLLVLPIFIYSGSIMGIEEVAWALTLAMAILFIPSWRLLVYKMTGATFREYLWAIVKPSFK; from the coding sequence GTGAAAGAGATTAAGAGCAATGTGATATCGGGAGTTAAATGGACCACTATTGGGACCATAACCAACGCACTTGTGGCATTGCTAAAAATTGCCATTCTTGCCCGTTTTTTGGATAAAGCAGATTTTGGATTAATGGCCTTGGTTACCTTTGTTATGGGTTTTATGAACCTGTTCAACGATATGGGTTTAACTTCTGCAATTTTGCACAAACAACAGATTTCCAAGAATGAGTATGCCAGCCTTTACTGGCTCAATGTAATTTTTAGTATAGTGCTTTATGGTATTTTGCTTTTGATAACTCCATTGGTGTCCAATTTTTATGAAGAACAAGACCTGAAATTTCTAATTCCTCTTTTAGGACTTAACCTACTGATCTCGGCCGGGGGAAGGATATTTAAAACTATAGAGTCTAAATTTCTTTTATTTAAACAAGTAACCATCTTCGAAATTTCCGCATCACTGCTATCCTTAATTTTCGCAGTTTATCTTGCGATTAACGATTATGGAGTATTGGCCTTGGTATACAGTGCACTTTTACAATATTTGGTTCAGAACACTCTGTATCTGATTCTCGGACTGAAAAAATATGGACTCAAACTTCATTTCAATTTTGGTGAGACCACCCCTTTTTTAAAGATAGGCATGTACCAAGTTGGAGGGCAAATTATCAACTATTTTAATAGGGACATGGATATTTTGTTGATTGGCAAGTTCTTTAATTCCGATGTTTTAGGAGGTTATAGTTTAGCAAAGCAATTGGTTTCAAGGCCTGCACAAATACTTAATCCCATTTTGTTGAAGGTGGCTTCACCTGCATTGGCCAAGTTTCAGGAAAACATGTTACAACTTAAGACCAACTATTTAAAATTAGTTGGATGGGTCGGTAAATTAAACTTTGCAGTTTATGGAGCCGTTGCCCTCTTTGCTCCGATAATAGTGCAACTTTTATATGGCACTGGATTTGAGGAAATTAACCCGCTGGTTAGGATTCTCAGCGTATATATGATTTTTAGGGCAATTGGCAACCCAGTGGGTAGTTTAGTGATTGCCACTGGCAAAACCCACCTTGAGTTTTTATGGAACATGATTACTCTATTGGTCTTGCCAATTTTCATATATTCCGGCTCCATTATGGGAATTGAAGAGGTGGCTTGGGCGCTTACATTGGCAATGGCTATTCTTTTCATTCCTAGTTGGAGGCTGCTGGTCTACAAAATGACGGGGGCCACTTTTAGGGAGTATCTTTGGGCCATTGTTAAACCATCTTTTAAATAG
- a CDS encoding WecB/TagA/CpsF family glycosyltransferase, whose product MDSIKLGKKNIYPFKSKLEFLEFIQHKKAILIALNAEKLVRRDTVLDDIINNNIGYADGIGAVLALRRKGIRAIKIAGAEFWLDIIGRYENSKSFYFIGSTSEVIEKTIGKLQKDYPNIDIVGFRNGYFEKGEKEKLTFDLKTKKPDVVFVAQGSPRQEILMSELMKEYPALYMGLGGSFDVYAGMKKRAPNIYQKLGLEWFYRLVKEPTRISRQSSLFTFLIKIIFGRV is encoded by the coding sequence ATGGATAGTATTAAATTAGGCAAAAAGAATATTTACCCATTCAAAAGCAAACTGGAGTTTTTGGAATTCATTCAACACAAAAAAGCTATTCTAATAGCCCTTAACGCGGAAAAACTTGTCAGAAGAGACACAGTGTTAGATGATATAATTAACAATAACATCGGTTATGCAGACGGCATTGGTGCCGTTTTGGCCCTGAGGCGAAAAGGTATACGTGCTATTAAAATTGCAGGAGCAGAATTTTGGCTTGATATCATTGGCAGATATGAAAATTCAAAATCATTTTACTTTATAGGCTCAACCTCAGAAGTGATTGAAAAAACTATAGGTAAGCTGCAAAAGGATTATCCAAATATCGATATTGTGGGGTTTCGTAACGGTTATTTTGAGAAAGGTGAAAAAGAAAAATTGACTTTTGATTTAAAAACCAAAAAGCCTGACGTTGTTTTTGTTGCTCAAGGAAGCCCCAGACAAGAGATATTGATGTCCGAGCTTATGAAAGAATACCCAGCTCTATACATGGGTTTGGGGGGAAGCTTTGATGTATACGCAGGAATGAAAAAAAGAGCGCCAAACATTTATCAAAAATTGGGTTTAGAATGGTTTTACCGATTGGTGAAAGAACCTACTCGAATTTCTAGACAAAGCTCACTGTTTACCTTTTTAATTAAGATTATCTTTGGGAGAGTTTAA
- a CDS encoding formyltransferase family protein encodes MKKIGVFLMTKKGFLVLKSLLNHDYTLNLAFVVGALDTNIHKDYNTEIRKLCSEYGIAYYDRDESGYKDLKVEYLLAISWRWLIKTENTPPLIVLHDSLLPRYRGFAPLVNSLINGERKIGVTALFASNDYDRGPIIGQTQTDIQYPIKIEKAIDLIADCYVDLVLDIFHKIKSNTDIYATPQNESKATYSLWRTEEDYKIDWHQSSKKIKRFIDAVGYPYLGAFAFVGQRKVRIFEVSQISDIIIENRSPGKVIFMEQGNPVVVCGKGLLKIEMASFDDNNEPLLPLKLFRTKFY; translated from the coding sequence ATGAAAAAAATAGGGGTGTTTTTAATGACAAAGAAAGGCTTTCTGGTCCTCAAAAGCTTATTGAACCATGATTATACCTTAAACCTGGCTTTTGTTGTTGGAGCTTTAGACACTAACATCCATAAGGATTACAACACCGAAATCCGAAAGCTTTGTTCCGAATATGGCATCGCATATTATGACAGAGATGAATCGGGCTACAAAGATTTGAAGGTAGAATACTTGTTGGCAATATCATGGAGATGGCTGATAAAAACGGAGAATACCCCACCTCTTATTGTCCTCCATGATTCGTTGTTGCCAAGGTATAGAGGTTTTGCACCTTTGGTTAATTCATTGATTAATGGAGAGCGTAAGATAGGGGTCACTGCGTTATTTGCCAGCAACGATTATGATAGAGGTCCCATTATTGGACAAACCCAAACAGACATACAATACCCAATAAAAATTGAAAAGGCAATAGATTTAATAGCGGATTGTTATGTGGATTTAGTACTAGACATATTTCACAAAATCAAGTCAAATACCGACATCTATGCCACCCCTCAAAATGAAAGCAAGGCCACTTACAGTCTATGGAGGACTGAAGAAGACTATAAAATTGATTGGCACCAAAGTTCAAAGAAGATAAAAAGATTCATTGATGCGGTGGGCTACCCATATCTTGGCGCTTTTGCGTTTGTTGGTCAAAGAAAGGTGAGAATTTTTGAAGTAAGTCAAATCTCCGATATTATTATTGAAAATAGAAGTCCGGGTAAAGTAATCTTTATGGAACAAGGAAATCCCGTTGTTGTATGTGGAAAAGGTTTACTTAAGATTGAGATGGCAAGTTTCGACGATAATAATGAGCCATTATTGCCCTTAAAATTATTTAGAACAAAATTTTATTGA
- the rfbA gene encoding glucose-1-phosphate thymidylyltransferase RfbA yields the protein MKGIILAGGSGTRLHPLTQVVSKQLLPIYDKPMIYYPLSVLMLSGIKEVLIISTPHDLPNFKRLLGSGEQLGIKLSYAEQPSPDGLAQAFIIGEEFIGGDDVCLILGDNIFYGAGIQKMLSTTVESVKSEQKAVIFGYYVEDPERYGVVEFDGERNVVGIEEKPHQPKSNYAVVGLYYYPNSVVEIAKNVKPSKRGELEITSVNQAYLQQHKLKVQIMSRGYAWLDTGTHEALTEATEFVKAVEKRTGLKIACLEEIAYLMRYISKEKFQEVADDHSKSGYGEYLKRIASK from the coding sequence ATGAAAGGAATTATTCTAGCAGGCGGTTCAGGAACCAGATTACACCCTTTGACCCAAGTGGTTTCAAAACAATTATTGCCTATATATGATAAGCCAATGATTTATTACCCGCTATCGGTGCTGATGTTGTCGGGTATCAAAGAGGTTTTGATTATTTCCACACCGCATGACCTTCCAAACTTTAAAAGGTTGTTAGGGTCAGGGGAACAACTTGGAATAAAGCTGTCATACGCTGAACAACCTTCACCTGATGGATTGGCACAAGCCTTTATTATTGGTGAAGAGTTTATAGGAGGGGACGACGTATGTTTGATACTTGGAGACAACATTTTTTATGGTGCGGGAATACAAAAAATGTTGTCGACCACGGTCGAATCGGTTAAGAGTGAACAAAAGGCAGTGATATTTGGATATTATGTAGAGGATCCTGAACGCTATGGTGTGGTTGAATTTGATGGAGAAAGAAATGTTGTAGGCATAGAGGAAAAACCACATCAGCCAAAATCCAACTATGCGGTAGTAGGATTATACTATTATCCTAACTCAGTAGTCGAAATTGCAAAAAATGTAAAACCTTCGAAAAGAGGGGAATTGGAAATTACCTCGGTAAACCAGGCATATCTGCAACAGCACAAGCTTAAGGTGCAGATAATGAGTAGAGGATACGCCTGGTTGGACACTGGAACCCACGAAGCATTGACTGAAGCTACCGAGTTTGTAAAAGCGGTGGAAAAGCGAACAGGTCTTAAAATCGCATGTTTGGAGGAAATAGCATATTTGATGAGATATATTTCAAAAGAAAAGTTCCAAGAAGTGGCAGACGATCATAGTAAAAGTGGTTACGGCGAATACTTGAAAAGAATAGCTTCAAAATGA
- a CDS encoding glycosyltransferase family 4 protein: MKVLHILYQSLPQISGSSIRSRDILMSQKEIGLDSVAVTSPFQIGKEVEETINGIRYIRTSIRTSDSISDKPKSFLKRVNKVLSIIPFSRKLNKIIKREKPDILHAHAMFFCGLPAIYFGRKYKLPVVYEVRSLWMLRKTKKRKTFLDLYFENLLFQLELFVMKRSDAVVALNNNLKAELLSKGISNEKVVVINNAVNTTWIKQLRNKYVEDDTERAITTFGYIGTLTPHEGIDFLIHAFKEFSSKYPNIQLKIYGQGVEETRIAELAKNIDNVYFLGAIQPDEVPLAFNSIDIIFNPRLKNKLTDSVTPLKPLEAMAYGKLFIGSDVGGIKELVVNRENGFLFKAGDKEDLLSLMEKVLFIENEESKIVKKRAMKFVKEKKSWLANAESYLELYKGAQKIYG, translated from the coding sequence ATGAAAGTATTGCATATACTTTACCAATCACTGCCTCAGATTTCAGGTTCAAGTATTAGGTCAAGAGACATACTAATGTCTCAAAAGGAAATTGGTTTAGATTCAGTTGCTGTAACTTCCCCTTTCCAAATTGGCAAAGAAGTAGAAGAGACAATTAATGGAATTCGTTATATCCGAACATCAATTAGGACCAGCGACAGTATTTCGGACAAACCAAAATCCTTTTTAAAGAGGGTGAACAAGGTTTTAAGCATTATTCCATTTTCACGCAAGTTGAATAAAATTATCAAGAGGGAAAAGCCAGATATCTTACATGCACATGCTATGTTTTTCTGTGGACTTCCCGCAATATATTTTGGAAGAAAATATAAACTGCCTGTTGTTTATGAGGTGAGGTCGCTATGGATGTTGAGGAAGACCAAGAAGCGAAAAACCTTTTTGGATCTATACTTCGAAAACCTATTGTTTCAACTTGAACTATTCGTTATGAAAAGGTCCGATGCCGTGGTTGCATTAAATAATAATTTAAAAGCAGAGTTACTTTCCAAAGGGATATCCAATGAAAAAGTAGTGGTAATTAATAATGCGGTTAATACAACATGGATCAAGCAATTGAGAAACAAATATGTCGAAGATGATACAGAAAGGGCTATAACAACTTTTGGCTATATTGGGACATTAACGCCACATGAAGGGATAGATTTTTTAATCCATGCTTTTAAGGAATTCTCCTCGAAATATCCTAACATCCAGCTCAAAATATACGGTCAAGGAGTGGAAGAAACTAGAATTGCCGAACTTGCCAAGAATATTGACAACGTTTATTTTTTAGGAGCAATTCAACCAGATGAAGTTCCACTGGCCTTCAATTCAATTGACATAATTTTTAACCCTAGGCTTAAAAATAAGTTGACTGATTCAGTCACCCCTTTAAAACCATTAGAAGCGATGGCATATGGTAAGTTGTTCATTGGGAGTGATGTAGGGGGAATAAAGGAATTGGTTGTGAATCGAGAAAATGGGTTTCTGTTCAAAGCTGGTGATAAAGAAGATCTTCTTTCATTAATGGAAAAGGTTCTCTTTATTGAGAATGAAGAGAGTAAAATTGTAAAGAAAAGAGCAATGAAATTTGTTAAAGAGAAAAAGAGTTGGCTTGCAAATGCTGAAAGCTATTTAGAATTATATAAAGGTGCTCAGAAAATATATGGATAG
- a CDS encoding TDP-N-acetylfucosamine:lipid II N-acetylfucosaminyltransferase: MILHILDEEKFLKKAIQIFEDILPNDNVYLIGVDDKRSEVYHERINFDCSFYALKGSRRYKDLFKEHASKANIIFFHNLYKDYKLNLFPLIPNRTKNIWYLWGAEIYGLNPKINNLLPLTRETYKKSLPVLKLVRKEILSKIKKRYQWKLFKKTVRQKIDYILTNISEDIDLLDTYVENKAKRGWFTYFSFNEQNLADELVLERQNILIGNSSSATNNHIEAFKMIVKKDISKRKVFVPLSYGDMFYKKVVLSKGKSVLKQKMFPITEFLSFEEYNSILKSCSVLIMNHKRQQAFNTIMMALAAGCKVFLREENTIYSCLKREGFLIFSIQKDFDCEDALNPLTEKEMLKNITLSQQLYNYQRVKNRIKQEVLSILSERD; this comes from the coding sequence ATGATACTTCATATACTTGATGAGGAAAAGTTCTTAAAGAAAGCTATACAAATATTTGAAGATATTCTGCCAAATGATAATGTATACCTCATAGGTGTCGACGATAAAAGGAGTGAAGTCTATCATGAAAGAATAAACTTTGATTGTTCATTTTATGCTCTTAAGGGAAGTAGGAGATATAAAGATTTGTTTAAAGAACACGCCTCAAAAGCTAATATAATTTTTTTCCATAACCTTTATAAGGATTATAAGTTGAATTTATTTCCTTTAATTCCTAACAGGACCAAAAATATTTGGTATTTGTGGGGGGCAGAGATTTATGGTTTAAACCCTAAAATAAACAATTTACTTCCTCTAACTCGGGAGACATACAAAAAAAGCCTTCCAGTATTAAAACTGGTACGTAAAGAGATTTTATCTAAAATAAAAAAGAGATATCAGTGGAAGTTATTTAAGAAAACTGTAAGACAAAAGATAGATTACATTCTTACTAACATCTCTGAAGACATAGACCTATTGGACACGTATGTAGAAAACAAAGCAAAGAGGGGTTGGTTTACTTATTTTAGTTTTAATGAACAAAACTTAGCAGATGAACTTGTATTGGAAAGGCAAAATATTTTAATTGGAAATTCAAGCTCAGCAACCAACAATCATATCGAAGCCTTTAAGATGATTGTCAAAAAAGATATTTCTAAAAGAAAAGTTTTTGTTCCACTGAGTTATGGAGACATGTTTTATAAAAAAGTTGTTTTATCAAAGGGAAAGTCTGTTTTAAAACAAAAAATGTTTCCAATAACTGAATTTTTAAGTTTTGAAGAATATAATTCAATTCTCAAAAGCTGTTCTGTTTTGATAATGAACCACAAACGACAACAGGCTTTTAATACGATAATGATGGCTTTAGCAGCTGGCTGTAAGGTGTTCCTTAGAGAAGAAAACACTATTTACTCGTGTCTTAAGAGAGAAGGATTTTTAATTTTTTCTATTCAAAAGGATTTTGACTGTGAGGACGCACTAAATCCTTTAACAGAAAAAGAAATGTTAAAGAACATTACTTTATCACAACAGTTATATAATTATCAAAGGGTTAAAAATAGAATTAAACAAGAGGTTCTATCAATTTTAAGTGAAAGAGATTAA
- a CDS encoding O-antigen ligase family protein, whose translation MINKLEKYRSTVFLCILILFFISLILAPNDINSKVLIGLVIVSLFYFSLESLKESLKHHFPLLLLFLLITISLVYTGDLPTGVQKIQRVLVIPLFFMVFPFANLSKRVSQQILTVFVFVVLTATVYSHIVVINSLLENGESTVRSLFNLNYSYLNLGNTLDLHPTYYAYFILFAISITISLLQKSKSLLIKSLYVLLILYFSFFIVHLSSRIGILALYFLLLFNVVLYIRASKSWKKGALILVAVHLALFAIVWNIGVTKYRIQHIFGFEYYNGYKVNDGQHKLRLWGAAIKSNHNFLFGNGMGDINSSLNQAYTNLDNKKALNENYNAHNQFIEYYVGLGIVGVLAFTYLLFYYGYAFLRAKNFLGLQFILITAILCLTESLWSRHHGIVFFVMALGVIWQLNKDETQISLS comes from the coding sequence ATGATCAATAAACTGGAAAAATACAGGTCTACTGTTTTTTTGTGCATCTTAATACTGTTCTTTATTAGTTTGATATTGGCCCCAAACGACATCAACAGCAAGGTGCTTATAGGACTTGTAATTGTTTCCTTGTTCTATTTTTCTTTAGAAAGCCTTAAAGAGTCCTTAAAGCATCATTTCCCTTTGTTGTTACTTTTCCTATTAATTACTATTAGCCTGGTTTATACTGGAGACTTACCCACTGGTGTCCAAAAAATTCAACGCGTATTGGTAATTCCGCTATTTTTTATGGTATTCCCATTTGCCAATCTCTCAAAAAGAGTTTCGCAACAAATACTCACAGTTTTTGTTTTTGTGGTTTTGACCGCTACTGTCTATTCGCATATTGTGGTGATTAATTCCCTTTTAGAGAATGGGGAGTCAACCGTTCGAAGTCTTTTTAACCTCAATTATTCTTATTTGAACTTGGGCAACACCTTAGACCTTCACCCGACTTATTATGCTTATTTTATTTTATTTGCTATATCCATTACTATTAGCCTGCTCCAAAAAAGCAAATCTTTATTGATCAAGTCACTTTACGTGTTGTTAATCCTGTATTTTTCCTTTTTTATTGTCCATTTGTCTTCTCGAATCGGAATTTTGGCACTATACTTTCTACTTTTGTTTAATGTGGTTTTATACATCAGGGCTTCCAAATCTTGGAAAAAGGGAGCTTTGATTCTGGTAGCGGTACATTTGGCACTGTTCGCCATAGTTTGGAATATTGGAGTCACCAAATACCGTATCCAACATATTTTTGGGTTTGAGTATTATAACGGATATAAAGTAAATGATGGCCAACACAAGTTAAGGCTTTGGGGAGCCGCAATCAAATCCAACCATAATTTTTTGTTCGGGAATGGAATGGGCGATATAAACAGCTCATTGAACCAAGCATACACCAACTTGGACAACAAAAAGGCCTTGAATGAAAATTACAATGCCCACAACCAGTTTATTGAGTACTATGTGGGACTGGGCATCGTGGGCGTACTTGCCTTTACGTATCTTCTTTTCTATTATGGGTACGCTTTCCTCAGGGCAAAGAATTTTTTGGGGTTACAGTTTATATTAATAACCGCTATTTTGTGCCTTACGGAAAGCCTATGGAGCAGACACCATGGCATCGTTTTTTTCGTAATGGCATTAGGGGTTATTTGGCAGTTGAACAAAGATGAAACTCAGATAAGTCTTTCCTAA
- a CDS encoding DUF6369 family protein — MIPNFIFVILTICYLLLGVLFWQTKGLKWFFGVSLLIPFTPALTILHTRYQVTVYYFFVAIPLLLYILLILKQNRISKNLFWALLVLPVFFIVYTGLGYVFNSSSTSAIDLLKDAKPILGLAIGLLFLDIMKGNQYSWDSKLAKKLLFINFFATVFYFLMVNFTPIVTILTNDPFYMAQESRYLSLGTFYAIFFLLGKMASDSKINGWQFVFIFGPIFLSGNRTLLLVTVLLFLLNMVMSLANPKAFLRKAGFLFVGLLAIIIGVLSLNEALKARVSTLLNAQVLLTELKEKRFSPFFLKLDSFEWYNYLIGKGAGETFFIPWFEYRKNIEDYNIYMDNIYLTLYVKYGLVMLVPLLVLLYFINKTETNKRFKVLTICYFLVMGLTTSFMYQTSFLFILILLAGFKTTLQQKEAFN; from the coding sequence ATGATTCCCAACTTCATTTTCGTTATTCTCACCATATGCTACTTGCTGCTTGGGGTTTTGTTTTGGCAAACCAAAGGACTAAAATGGTTTTTTGGGGTATCCTTGTTAATACCTTTTACTCCCGCCCTAACCATACTTCATACAAGATATCAAGTTACCGTTTACTATTTTTTTGTAGCTATACCCCTTCTACTATACATTTTGCTAATTCTAAAACAAAATCGAATATCAAAAAACTTATTTTGGGCCCTACTTGTATTACCTGTTTTTTTTATTGTATACACAGGTTTGGGTTATGTTTTCAATTCAAGCAGTACCTCGGCTATAGACTTGTTAAAGGACGCCAAACCCATTTTAGGATTGGCAATAGGCCTCCTTTTTTTGGATATTATGAAGGGGAATCAATATTCCTGGGATAGCAAGTTGGCCAAAAAACTCCTTTTTATTAATTTTTTCGCCACTGTATTTTATTTTCTTATGGTCAATTTCACCCCAATTGTGACCATACTTACAAACGACCCCTTCTATATGGCACAAGAAAGTAGATATCTATCATTGGGCACATTTTATGCCATCTTTTTTCTTTTGGGAAAAATGGCATCAGATTCAAAGATTAATGGATGGCAATTTGTATTTATTTTCGGACCAATATTTCTCTCTGGAAATCGAACCTTACTATTGGTTACAGTACTATTGTTTTTGTTGAATATGGTGATGTCCTTGGCGAACCCCAAGGCATTTTTAAGAAAGGCCGGTTTTTTGTTTGTGGGCTTGTTGGCCATAATCATCGGGGTTTTATCCTTGAATGAAGCGCTTAAGGCACGGGTGAGCACTTTGTTGAATGCACAGGTTCTTTTGACAGAGCTAAAAGAAAAACGCTTTTCTCCCTTTTTCTTGAAATTGGATAGTTTTGAATGGTACAATTACTTGATCGGCAAAGGAGCTGGTGAAACCTTCTTCATTCCCTGGTTTGAGTATAGAAAGAACATTGAGGATTATAACATCTACATGGACAACATTTACCTTACCCTCTATGTAAAATATGGCTTGGTAATGTTGGTTCCGTTACTGGTCTTGCTGTATTTCATAAATAAAACTGAAACCAACAAAAGATTTAAGGTGTTGACTATCTGCTATTTTCTTGTTATGGGATTGACCACTTCCTTTATGTACCAGACCTCTTTTTTGTTTATATTGATTTTATTGGCCGGATTTAAAACAACATTGCAGCAAAAAGAGGCGTTTAATTAA